Proteins encoded together in one Planctomyces sp. SH-PL14 window:
- a CDS encoding DUF1080 domain-containing protein, with protein sequence MPRHPSRHVTRLLLASLLAGCSNSSPPIADKPAVEQPAAPKTPSTPTASAPAASETPPLEEGFHRLALADCEIFPADAANWKEEGVLLVTTGKPKSYLKTKTPFGDFTLRYDYRFPSPPKDPAKAPLANTGVLLFITGEDAIWPKALEVQGKHAEIGSIRPNGGAAEVAVHEVDGIRQSATHAVGEWNAIEVVARGGALTVGINGQKLLESEAGELKSGHIGFQAEGHAVEFRNVRIQTAPAPTTAPAEQ encoded by the coding sequence ATGCCCCGCCACCCGTCTCGACACGTCACCCGCCTCCTCCTCGCCTCCCTCCTGGCCGGATGCTCCAACTCATCGCCACCCATCGCAGACAAGCCGGCCGTAGAACAGCCCGCCGCCCCCAAGACACCGTCCACCCCGACCGCATCCGCTCCTGCCGCGTCTGAAACGCCGCCACTCGAAGAAGGCTTCCATCGCCTGGCCCTGGCCGACTGCGAGATCTTTCCAGCCGACGCCGCGAACTGGAAGGAAGAGGGAGTCCTCCTCGTGACGACCGGAAAACCCAAGAGCTACCTCAAAACGAAAACCCCCTTCGGCGACTTCACGCTCCGCTACGACTACCGCTTCCCATCCCCTCCCAAGGATCCGGCCAAAGCCCCCCTCGCCAACACCGGCGTCCTCCTGTTCATCACCGGCGAGGACGCCATCTGGCCCAAGGCCCTCGAGGTCCAGGGGAAACACGCGGAGATCGGCTCCATCCGTCCGAACGGCGGAGCAGCCGAAGTCGCCGTCCACGAAGTCGATGGCATCCGCCAGTCCGCAACACACGCCGTCGGGGAGTGGAACGCGATCGAAGTCGTCGCCCGCGGCGGAGCCCTGACGGTCGGGATCAACGGGCAGAAACTGCTGGAGAGCGAAGCCGGCGAGCTGAAGTCCGGACACATCGGGTTCCAGGCCGAAGGCCACGCCGTCGAGTTCCGGAACGTCCGGATCCAGACCGCCCCAGCCCCCACCACCGCTCCCGCTGAGCAGTAG
- a CDS encoding Gfo/Idh/MocA family protein, whose amino-acid sequence MVLTPEQEKIGKENFSSAVSLSRREFLKGAAAGGVGLGALYFGYGELKGEPVRTAVIGTGDEGNVLITQHPPKYMQIVAIADLRPTNRDRAFTGSDNEARIGLNRKLGADVAAGIKRFANHKELLAAKDELKLEAVVIAVPLSQHAPIAKECLEAGLHVLTEKLMARTITQCKEMIRLAKAKNLLLAVGHQRHYSVLYDNSASLIKSGMLGDIKFIRAQWHRNNSFPGSDQWRKGIPKEDMAELEKVKLTDFGYRDPEELINWRLYNTTGGGLMAELGSHQMDACSIFLGKVHPLAVQGYGGKNFYGVPGVGPEDKWKDDREIFDHIYVTFEFPGAHHKEQKEDIAIVTYSSISTNKFEPYGETVLGSRGTLLVRTEKEALLYKEEGRGSEGGGADQRIWVVANNAGGGTVLEAYETSSGAKKGGASGGSDWSANISRGYTEEMEHFCFAIRNQGPNYWPDGKPLPPSEGGLRCNGVVAMADAIMAMTANMAMENRKRIVFKDAWFDPDSDAVPETDPDCLA is encoded by the coding sequence ATGGTTCTGACTCCTGAACAGGAAAAGATCGGCAAAGAGAACTTCTCCAGCGCGGTTTCCCTCTCGCGTCGCGAATTCCTCAAGGGAGCGGCCGCCGGCGGAGTCGGACTCGGCGCCCTCTACTTCGGCTACGGCGAACTCAAAGGGGAACCGGTCCGGACCGCCGTGATCGGGACAGGGGACGAAGGAAACGTCCTCATCACTCAGCACCCGCCGAAGTACATGCAGATCGTCGCGATCGCCGACCTCCGGCCGACCAACCGCGACCGCGCCTTCACCGGAAGCGATAACGAGGCCCGCATCGGCCTCAACCGCAAGCTCGGCGCGGACGTCGCCGCCGGCATCAAGCGGTTCGCCAACCACAAGGAACTCCTCGCCGCCAAGGATGAGCTCAAGCTGGAGGCGGTCGTCATCGCCGTCCCGCTCAGCCAGCACGCGCCGATCGCCAAGGAGTGCCTCGAAGCCGGCCTCCACGTGCTGACCGAAAAGCTGATGGCCCGCACGATCACCCAGTGCAAGGAAATGATCCGGCTCGCCAAGGCCAAGAACCTCCTCCTGGCGGTCGGCCACCAGCGGCACTACAGCGTCCTCTACGACAACTCCGCCAGCCTCATCAAGAGTGGCATGCTGGGGGACATCAAGTTCATCCGCGCCCAGTGGCACCGGAACAACAGCTTCCCCGGCAGCGACCAGTGGCGCAAGGGGATCCCGAAGGAGGACATGGCCGAGCTCGAGAAGGTCAAGCTGACCGACTTCGGCTACCGCGATCCGGAAGAACTCATCAATTGGCGGCTCTACAACACGACCGGCGGCGGCCTGATGGCCGAACTCGGCAGCCACCAGATGGACGCCTGCAGCATCTTCCTCGGGAAGGTCCATCCGCTCGCCGTCCAGGGCTACGGCGGCAAGAACTTCTACGGTGTCCCCGGCGTCGGCCCCGAAGACAAGTGGAAGGATGATCGCGAGATCTTCGACCACATCTACGTGACCTTCGAGTTCCCGGGCGCTCACCACAAGGAGCAGAAGGAAGACATCGCGATCGTCACCTACTCCTCGATCAGCACCAACAAGTTCGAGCCCTACGGCGAGACGGTGCTGGGGAGCCGCGGCACGCTCCTCGTCCGCACCGAGAAGGAAGCCCTCCTCTACAAGGAAGAAGGACGCGGCAGCGAAGGGGGCGGAGCCGATCAGCGGATCTGGGTCGTCGCCAACAACGCCGGCGGCGGAACGGTCCTCGAAGCTTACGAGACCTCGTCCGGCGCCAAGAAGGGGGGAGCCTCGGGCGGAAGCGACTGGTCCGCCAACATCAGCCGCGGCTACACCGAGGAGATGGAGCACTTCTGCTTCGCCATCCGGAACCAGGGTCCCAACTACTGGCCGGACGGAAAGCCGCTCCCGCCGAGCGAAGGGGGCCTCCGCTGCAACGGCGTCGTCGCCATGGCGGACGCCATCATGGCCATGACCGCCAACATGGCCATGGAGAACCGGAAGCGGATCGTCTTCAAGGACGCCTGGTTCGATCCGGACAGCGACGCGGTTCCGGAAACCGATCCGGACTGCCTCGCCTGA
- a CDS encoding Dabb family protein yields MLVHDVFFTLEDAAPARIDELVAACHKYLKNHPGVEFFAAGKVGSEFARPVNDRMYHVALHVAFTDKAAHDVYQTAPDHLKFIDENKPNWRQVRVFDSYC; encoded by the coding sequence ATGCTCGTTCACGACGTCTTTTTCACGCTCGAAGACGCTGCGCCCGCTCGCATCGACGAACTGGTCGCCGCCTGTCACAAGTACCTCAAGAACCACCCCGGAGTCGAGTTCTTCGCCGCCGGCAAGGTGGGGAGCGAGTTTGCCCGCCCGGTGAACGACCGGATGTATCACGTGGCCCTCCACGTCGCCTTCACCGACAAGGCCGCCCACGACGTCTACCAGACCGCTCCGGACCACCTGAAGTTCATCGACGAGAACAAGCCGAACTGGCGGCAGGTCCGCGTGTTCGACTCCTACTGCTGA
- a CDS encoding Gfo/Idh/MocA family protein has protein sequence MAFRSSRRTFLAAAGAAGAAVAVGALPTRSRGADANGKLRVVSIGTGGKGRSDLEETAKSDRVEVVGLCNVEQNKEHFGWAVEKFPKAKQYKDWRKVLDDAGSFDAVIVSTPDHMHAPIALPAMVLGKHVYCQKPLTHTVNEARQMREAAAKFKVVTQMGNQIRSHAVYRTAVKLVHSGAIGKVREVHSWQSGKLGWMLVDDRPTGSDPVPGSLDWDAWLGVAPERPYKDKIYAPFNWRAWQDFSSGQLGDFGCHILDPVFSALKLSAPKTIVAESTPMNSEVWMKSCTVSYQFPGNELTAGPSLPVTWYDGEGKMPTHEKLGLPKETKLPGSGSALLGDKGTLLIPHVAPPQLLGEKVKDTKIEMEEHRNHYTDWAHACLGDGKATSNFDYSGPLTETVLLGIVASRLAGEALTWDAAEGLVKDNSKANSLLTKPYRKGWEPKWV, from the coding sequence ATGGCCTTCCGTTCCTCCCGCCGTACGTTCCTTGCCGCCGCCGGTGCCGCCGGTGCCGCCGTGGCGGTCGGCGCTCTTCCCACCCGTTCCCGCGGGGCGGATGCCAACGGAAAGCTCCGCGTCGTCTCGATCGGCACCGGGGGGAAGGGGCGGAGCGACCTCGAAGAGACCGCCAAGAGCGACCGCGTCGAGGTGGTCGGACTCTGCAACGTCGAACAGAACAAGGAGCACTTCGGCTGGGCCGTCGAGAAGTTCCCGAAGGCGAAGCAGTACAAGGACTGGCGGAAAGTCCTCGATGATGCCGGCAGCTTCGACGCCGTAATCGTCTCCACGCCCGATCACATGCACGCCCCGATCGCCCTCCCGGCGATGGTCCTTGGCAAGCATGTCTACTGCCAGAAGCCGCTGACGCACACGGTCAACGAAGCCCGCCAGATGCGGGAAGCGGCGGCGAAGTTCAAGGTCGTCACCCAGATGGGGAACCAGATCCGCTCGCACGCGGTCTACCGGACCGCCGTGAAGCTGGTTCACAGCGGCGCGATCGGCAAGGTCCGCGAGGTCCACTCCTGGCAGAGCGGGAAGCTCGGCTGGATGCTCGTTGACGACCGCCCCACGGGGAGCGACCCGGTGCCGGGTTCGCTCGACTGGGACGCCTGGCTGGGTGTCGCTCCGGAGCGGCCGTACAAGGACAAGATCTACGCACCGTTCAACTGGCGGGCCTGGCAGGACTTCAGCAGCGGCCAGCTCGGCGACTTCGGCTGCCACATTCTCGACCCGGTCTTTTCGGCGCTGAAGCTCTCTGCCCCCAAGACGATCGTGGCCGAGTCGACGCCGATGAACAGCGAAGTCTGGATGAAATCCTGCACGGTCTCCTACCAGTTCCCCGGCAACGAACTGACCGCCGGGCCGAGCCTCCCGGTGACCTGGTACGACGGCGAAGGGAAGATGCCGACGCACGAAAAGCTCGGCCTCCCCAAGGAGACCAAGCTCCCGGGATCCGGCTCGGCCCTGCTCGGCGATAAGGGCACGCTGCTCATCCCGCACGTCGCCCCGCCGCAGCTCCTGGGCGAAAAGGTGAAGGACACGAAGATCGAGATGGAGGAGCATCGGAACCACTACACCGACTGGGCGCACGCGTGCCTTGGCGACGGGAAGGCGACGTCAAACTTCGACTACTCGGGGCCACTGACCGAAACGGTCCTTCTCGGAATCGTTGCGTCGCGCCTGGCCGGAGAGGCTCTCACCTGGGACGCCGCGGAGGGCCTGGTGAAGGACAACTCCAAGGCGAACTCGCTCCTGACAAAGCCCTACCGCAAGGGGTGGGAGCCGAAGTGGGTTTGA
- the gspG gene encoding type II secretion system major pseudopilin GspG: protein MQRTTTLRQARRAGFTLLELLIVLAILGVIAAMVAPNLLGTQKQAMIKAAAADIMNIENAAKRYAVDHDAEYPTGAEGINLLVTPPEKNGMTPTPYLEKLPQDPWLQAYNYEYTTTKHKIDKPAIWSNGPNKKNDNGAADDIKNWQ, encoded by the coding sequence ATGCAGCGGACCACCACCCTGCGCCAGGCCCGTCGGGCCGGCTTTACCCTGCTCGAACTGCTCATTGTTCTCGCCATCCTCGGCGTTATCGCCGCGATGGTCGCGCCGAACCTGCTCGGCACTCAGAAGCAGGCCATGATCAAGGCCGCGGCGGCGGACATCATGAACATCGAGAACGCCGCCAAGCGATATGCGGTCGACCACGACGCCGAGTATCCGACCGGGGCCGAGGGGATCAACCTCCTGGTGACTCCGCCGGAGAAGAACGGCATGACTCCCACGCCGTACCTGGAAAAGCTTCCGCAGGATCCGTGGCTCCAGGCGTACAACTACGAGTACACGACGACGAAGCACAAGATCGACAAGCCGGCGATCTGGTCGAACGGTCCCAACAAGAAGAACGACAACGGTGCCGCGGACGACATCAAGAACTGGCAGTAA
- a CDS encoding prepilin-type N-terminal cleavage/methylation domain-containing protein, whose translation MRRSSLRTQRTDQRGFTILELVLVLSVLVVLAALGWPSFVRYMAETRLRDSVKELRKIAASTRALAIESGLVYQFRYEPGGRRYIVVPLEKPTPEDLQGTAPAQASQLGQPAAVKKTVRSLFGQLDETCQFLVATSLAAKLGVPEAPAVERIPQDVLALLEGDGGGLSDVQWSSAIRFFPDGTADDRSINVATKTKLAMNVSVRGLTGVVYVGEVTREP comes from the coding sequence ATGCGCCGCTCGTCGCTCCGAACGCAGAGAACAGACCAGCGCGGGTTCACCATTCTGGAACTCGTGCTGGTCTTGTCCGTTCTGGTGGTGCTGGCGGCGCTTGGCTGGCCCTCCTTCGTCCGCTACATGGCCGAGACCCGGCTGCGGGATTCCGTCAAGGAACTGCGGAAGATCGCGGCGTCCACGCGGGCCCTGGCAATCGAGTCGGGGCTCGTCTACCAGTTCCGGTATGAGCCGGGGGGACGGCGGTACATCGTCGTCCCGCTCGAGAAGCCCACGCCGGAAGACCTGCAGGGGACCGCGCCGGCCCAGGCGTCGCAGCTCGGTCAGCCGGCTGCTGTGAAGAAGACCGTCCGCTCGCTCTTCGGCCAGCTCGATGAGACCTGCCAGTTTCTCGTCGCGACATCGCTGGCGGCCAAGCTCGGCGTTCCGGAGGCTCCTGCCGTCGAGCGCATTCCGCAGGACGTTCTCGCCCTGCTCGAAGGAGACGGCGGCGGACTGAGCGATGTCCAGTGGTCCTCCGCGATCCGCTTCTTTCCCGACGGGACGGCTGACGATCGCTCGATCAACGTGGCCACCAAAACGAAGCTCGCGATGAACGTCTCGGTCCGCGGGTTGACGGGAGTCGTCTATGTCGGGGAGGTGACTCGCGAACCATGA
- a CDS encoding prepilin-type N-terminal cleavage/methylation domain-containing protein, which translates to MRRRSRSFRGSAAFTLIEVIAALAISLILMAAVYGAFLLYSRIMVTAARPIDQGQIARAILSQIARDLKSVVYRPPEEAAADSGEEAAASSGTSSSTESGSTNSGTSGASGAQSATSGTTTTKGTVGAKGASGTTATTGTTQQAGTATTTEPTEEETATGGTVAPTLTSGNSSLGLIGNANTLVMHVSRPERGLSYSAASGATSLASRTSDLLSVSYFLASRGGGGMAGAVGESVTRGQDMRESDGYPVGLARLEGDRLAIEHADIESDDQAMAAAAQLIAAEVVVLEFRYYDGAAWVTEWDTAAQGRLPHAVEVKIGFRPPKPRPKPGERSAAGVVPPVTEYVTHVLEVPLAGSYAALAAP; encoded by the coding sequence ATGAGGCGTCGCTCACGATCCTTCCGCGGTTCGGCGGCGTTCACCCTGATCGAGGTGATCGCGGCTCTGGCGATCAGTCTGATCCTGATGGCCGCGGTCTACGGGGCGTTCCTGCTTTACTCGCGGATCATGGTCACCGCCGCGCGGCCGATCGACCAGGGGCAGATCGCCCGCGCGATCCTCTCCCAGATCGCGCGGGATCTGAAGTCGGTCGTTTACCGCCCCCCCGAAGAGGCCGCTGCGGACAGCGGCGAGGAGGCGGCGGCCAGCAGCGGCACGTCCTCCAGTACGGAGTCGGGCAGCACCAACTCGGGGACCAGCGGAGCCTCCGGCGCGCAGTCCGCGACTTCCGGAACGACGACAACGAAGGGGACGGTCGGAGCCAAGGGGGCGTCGGGGACGACTGCCACGACCGGGACGACCCAGCAGGCCGGAACCGCGACGACCACCGAGCCGACGGAGGAGGAGACGGCGACGGGCGGAACGGTGGCTCCGACTTTGACGTCGGGCAACAGCAGTCTGGGACTGATCGGCAATGCCAACACGCTCGTGATGCATGTCTCCCGTCCGGAGCGGGGGCTGAGTTACTCCGCCGCGTCGGGGGCGACGTCGCTCGCCAGCCGGACGAGCGATCTTCTGTCGGTCAGCTACTTCCTGGCCAGTCGTGGCGGGGGGGGAATGGCGGGTGCGGTTGGCGAGAGCGTGACCCGCGGCCAGGACATGCGGGAGAGTGATGGGTACCCGGTGGGGCTCGCGCGACTCGAAGGGGATCGATTGGCGATCGAGCATGCCGACATCGAGTCGGATGATCAGGCGATGGCGGCGGCGGCGCAGCTCATTGCAGCGGAGGTGGTGGTCCTTGAATTCCGGTATTACGACGGCGCGGCCTGGGTGACCGAGTGGGATACCGCCGCTCAGGGGCGGTTGCCGCATGCGGTGGAGGTCAAGATCGGGTTCCGTCCTCCAAAGCCGCGGCCGAAGCCTGGGGAGCGGTCGGCGGCCGGTGTGGTGCCGCCGGTGACCGAGTATGTGACGCATGTGCTTGAGGTTCCGCTGGCCGGGAGTTATGCGGCTCTCGCGGCTCCTTGA
- the pyk gene encoding pyruvate kinase, whose amino-acid sequence MSPASAATASSPWSRTSQTKIVATVGPASATVDKLAALIREGVDVFRINTAHGDREGHANYLALVREAEKKAGQPVGVLVDLGGPKMRLGFLPGGALTCNQGDTVRFVRGEVTTNPAELVCTYPTLIEELHVGDRVMLADGVVALQVARIEANEVECTVLQGGTVRDKQGVNLPGVKLSVASLSDRDRATAEWAAGAEVDFLSLSFVRRAEDVLELRQLVHQAASEVQIVAKIEKPEALSNLEGIIAVADAVMVARGDLGVEVDIAEMAVIQKRIVKVCRALHKPVIIATQMLDSMHHSRLPTRAEATDVANAILDGADACMLSGETAVGEYPVESVQMMTRIALATEPLAREFDRAPKAVGRIAGITRVTEATAQGTVRLAEDLDAKLIVVATTSGRAALAVSQHRSRIPAIGVSPFPALLRRLCLYRGVIPVPDAPTNDLLSLRDFVVKNAVETGMLKRGDRIVFLSWTGKGASRHNQISVHEVE is encoded by the coding sequence ATGTCCCCAGCGTCCGCCGCCACCGCCTCCTCCCCCTGGAGCCGTACGAGTCAAACCAAGATTGTTGCCACGGTCGGCCCCGCCAGCGCCACCGTAGACAAGCTGGCGGCCCTGATCCGAGAAGGGGTCGACGTCTTCCGGATCAACACGGCCCACGGCGACCGCGAGGGGCACGCGAACTATCTCGCGCTCGTCCGCGAGGCCGAAAAGAAGGCGGGACAGCCGGTCGGCGTTTTGGTCGACCTCGGCGGCCCGAAGATGCGCCTGGGCTTCCTCCCCGGCGGAGCTCTGACCTGCAACCAGGGGGACACCGTCCGATTTGTCCGGGGTGAAGTCACCACGAACCCGGCCGAGCTCGTCTGCACTTATCCGACGCTCATTGAAGAACTCCACGTTGGCGACCGGGTCATGCTCGCGGACGGCGTCGTCGCCCTCCAGGTGGCCCGTATCGAGGCCAACGAAGTCGAGTGCACCGTCCTCCAGGGAGGGACGGTCCGGGACAAGCAGGGGGTCAACCTCCCCGGCGTCAAGCTCTCGGTCGCGTCGCTGAGCGACCGGGACCGGGCGACCGCCGAGTGGGCGGCCGGCGCCGAAGTCGACTTCCTCAGCCTGAGCTTCGTCCGCCGCGCGGAAGACGTTCTCGAACTCCGTCAGCTCGTTCACCAGGCCGCCTCGGAGGTCCAGATCGTCGCCAAGATCGAGAAGCCCGAGGCGCTCTCGAACCTGGAAGGGATCATCGCCGTGGCGGACGCCGTCATGGTGGCCCGCGGCGACCTGGGGGTCGAAGTCGACATCGCCGAGATGGCGGTCATCCAGAAGCGGATCGTCAAGGTCTGCCGGGCCCTGCACAAGCCGGTCATCATCGCCACGCAGATGCTCGACAGCATGCACCACTCGCGGCTCCCGACCCGGGCCGAAGCGACCGACGTCGCCAACGCGATCCTGGACGGGGCCGACGCCTGCATGCTCTCCGGCGAGACGGCGGTCGGCGAATACCCGGTCGAATCGGTCCAGATGATGACCCGCATCGCCCTGGCGACGGAGCCGCTGGCCCGCGAGTTCGACCGGGCCCCCAAGGCTGTCGGCCGCATCGCGGGAATCACCCGCGTCACGGAAGCGACCGCCCAGGGGACCGTCCGGCTGGCCGAAGACCTCGACGCCAAGCTGATCGTCGTCGCCACGACGTCGGGCCGCGCGGCCCTCGCCGTTTCGCAGCACCGCAGCCGGATTCCCGCCATCGGCGTCAGCCCGTTCCCGGCCCTGCTGCGGCGGCTGTGCCTCTACCGCGGCGTGATTCCCGTCCCCGATGCCCCGACGAACGACCTCCTGAGCCTGCGGGACTTCGTCGTCAAGAACGCGGTCGAAACCGGAATGCTCAAACGCGGCGACCGGATCGTCTTCCTGTCATGGACCGGCAAGGGAGCCAGCCGCCACAACCAGATCAGCGTCCACGAAGTCGAATAG
- a CDS encoding RNA polymerase sigma factor: MSLPRLDPMQELLLVGQARGGDTAAFSVLVRAYERRLLFFLRRFAPDTARALDLLQEVWLDAFRKLPTLRTPEAFRVWLYRIAHDRGVTQVRRDRREDEALAETEPAGDVLDNHEFERAEIAHLVREALDELPPGQRTVLTLRFLEEMNLEDLSGVLGVPVGTVKSRLHHAKLALRERLKERGHDDI; this comes from the coding sequence ATGTCCCTTCCCCGTCTCGACCCGATGCAGGAGCTGCTCCTGGTCGGCCAGGCGCGGGGAGGCGACACGGCGGCCTTCTCGGTCCTCGTGAGGGCCTATGAACGAAGGCTCCTCTTCTTCCTGAGACGCTTCGCACCCGACACCGCCAGGGCCCTCGATCTCCTCCAGGAGGTTTGGCTCGACGCGTTCCGGAAGCTGCCAACGCTGCGAACACCTGAGGCGTTCCGCGTCTGGCTGTACCGGATCGCGCACGACCGGGGGGTGACCCAGGTCCGCCGGGACCGCCGCGAGGACGAAGCTCTCGCGGAAACGGAGCCGGCCGGAGACGTGCTCGACAACCACGAGTTCGAGCGGGCGGAGATCGCCCACCTCGTCCGCGAGGCGCTCGACGAATTGCCTCCCGGGCAGCGGACCGTCCTCACGCTCCGCTTTCTGGAAGAGATGAACCTTGAAGACCTGTCCGGGGTGCTCGGCGTCCCGGTCGGAACCGTGAAGTCCCGCCTGCATCACGCGAAGCTCGCGCTGCGGGAGAGACTGAAGGAGCGAGGCCATGACGACATCTGA
- a CDS encoding dipeptidase translates to MPDSLAAVDQFLGQNVNHFVDDLKELLRIPSISADSKYRGDVRKAAEWVHAQLQSAGLSAELVETPGHPIVYAEWLKKPGAPTVMVYGHYDVQPPDPLNEWVTPPFEPTVREGKIYARGATDDKGQMLTHIQSVKAWLQAAGSLPVNVKFVIEGEEEVGSNNLENFLEARKAQLKCDVAVISDTSQYAPGIPAVTYGLRGIIAAQVTLHGPKQDLHSGVFGGSIANPVNALARIVGALHDDSGRVQIPGFYDDVQDLTAEERKEWSNLPFSEPDYLAQLGTSAPWGEAGYSTLERRWARPTCDVNGIYGGYQGEGPKTIIPARATAKITCRLVPGQSAEKIVAGLKAFVTAHCRPGLRIEFQEYHGAPATVCDLNSPYMQAAREAISAGFDRPPVMIREGGTIPVVGTFKKVLGVDTLLLGWGQNTDNLHGPNEHFSLDDYQRGIRSSAHLWATLGGR, encoded by the coding sequence ATGCCCGACTCCCTCGCCGCCGTCGATCAATTCCTTGGCCAGAACGTCAACCACTTCGTCGACGACCTCAAGGAACTCCTCCGGATCCCAAGCATCAGCGCGGACTCCAAATACCGGGGCGACGTCCGCAAGGCGGCTGAATGGGTCCACGCCCAACTCCAGTCCGCAGGCCTCTCCGCCGAACTCGTCGAGACACCCGGACACCCGATCGTCTACGCCGAGTGGCTCAAAAAGCCCGGCGCACCGACCGTCATGGTCTACGGCCACTACGACGTCCAACCCCCCGATCCCCTCAACGAATGGGTCACCCCCCCCTTCGAACCGACCGTCCGCGAAGGCAAGATCTACGCCCGCGGCGCGACGGATGACAAAGGGCAGATGCTGACCCACATCCAGTCGGTCAAGGCTTGGCTCCAGGCCGCCGGCTCGCTCCCGGTCAACGTGAAGTTCGTCATCGAAGGCGAAGAAGAGGTCGGCAGCAACAACCTCGAGAACTTCCTCGAAGCCCGAAAGGCCCAGCTCAAGTGCGACGTGGCGGTCATCAGCGACACCAGCCAGTACGCCCCCGGCATCCCCGCCGTCACCTACGGCCTGCGCGGGATCATCGCCGCCCAGGTCACCCTCCACGGCCCCAAACAGGACCTCCACAGCGGCGTCTTCGGCGGCTCGATCGCCAACCCGGTCAACGCCCTCGCGCGGATCGTCGGAGCCCTGCATGACGACAGCGGACGGGTCCAGATCCCCGGCTTCTACGACGACGTCCAGGACCTGACCGCCGAGGAGCGAAAGGAGTGGTCCAACCTCCCCTTCAGCGAACCGGACTACCTCGCGCAGCTCGGCACCTCCGCCCCCTGGGGCGAAGCCGGCTACTCGACCCTCGAGCGCCGCTGGGCCCGCCCCACGTGCGACGTCAACGGGATCTACGGCGGCTACCAGGGCGAAGGCCCCAAGACGATCATCCCCGCCCGGGCGACCGCAAAAATCACCTGCCGGCTCGTCCCCGGCCAGTCGGCCGAGAAGATCGTCGCCGGCCTCAAGGCGTTCGTCACCGCCCACTGCCGGCCCGGCCTGCGGATCGAGTTCCAGGAGTACCACGGCGCTCCGGCGACGGTGTGCGACCTCAACAGCCCCTACATGCAGGCGGCCCGCGAGGCGATCTCCGCCGGCTTCGATCGCCCGCCGGTCATGATCCGCGAAGGCGGAACGATCCCGGTCGTCGGGACCTTCAAGAAGGTCCTCGGAGTCGACACGCTGCTCCTCGGCTGGGGCCAGAACACCGACAACCTGCACGGCCCAAACGAGCATTTTTCCCTCGACGACTACCAGCGGGGAATCCGCTCGAGCGCCCACCTGTGGGCGACACTCGGAGGACGCTAA
- a CDS encoding FHA domain-containing protein → MMTQLIPLEGGSPIAVDKPIIFFGRHPDCDVVLTHSRKVSRKHCCLAVIDEHFVIRDLGSMNGLRHNGEPVKKEAKLKIGDEFHVGDVGFRIQVATEMPRRSSSPPTVQTAPAPTAASAPRPGGRPTSPPKMEPRYLSQDMPVAIPEEGAEFSVEETQAKRRSGPTAPLPKAPAPVPPPAPKAKPKPKSPTDSDSVIRLGDSDIIDL, encoded by the coding sequence ATGATGACGCAGTTGATTCCGCTCGAAGGGGGAAGCCCCATCGCCGTGGATAAGCCGATTATTTTCTTCGGTCGCCATCCCGACTGCGACGTGGTCCTGACGCACAGCCGCAAGGTCTCCCGGAAGCACTGCTGCCTGGCGGTGATCGACGAGCACTTCGTGATCCGCGACCTGGGGAGCATGAACGGGCTGCGGCACAACGGCGAGCCGGTCAAGAAAGAGGCCAAGCTCAAGATCGGGGATGAGTTCCACGTCGGCGACGTGGGGTTCCGGATCCAGGTGGCGACGGAGATGCCCCGCCGCTCCTCTTCGCCGCCGACCGTACAGACTGCTCCTGCGCCGACGGCCGCTTCGGCGCCGCGTCCGGGCGGCCGTCCGACGAGCCCGCCCAAGATGGAGCCGCGGTATCTGAGCCAGGACATGCCGGTGGCGATTCCTGAGGAGGGGGCGGAGTTCTCGGTGGAGGAGACGCAGGCGAAGCGTCGTTCCGGTCCGACCGCGCCGTTGCCGAAGGCTCCCGCTCCCGTTCCGCCGCCGGCTCCGAAGGCGAAACCCAAGCCGAAGTCGCCCACGGATTCGGACAGTGTGATCCGGCTGGGTGACTCGGACATTATCGATCTGTAG